Proteins encoded by one window of Chryseobacterium foetidum:
- a CDS encoding TonB-dependent receptor plug domain-containing protein, with translation MKKRVLSILALSAITSIYAQEKDSANQKNISEVVITGQYMQQSINKSIYKVEVIDAEMIKNMAVTTAAEVLNQNLNIQIVPDAGDGSSQANIMGLGGAYTKILIDNIPVVTDRGSGNQMDLSKINVNNIERIEVVKGAMGVEYGNNAVTGVINIITKKNYSKKVNVNLSLQEETVGKDYDWFKKGNGRHIQSLNLGYKINANWTVTADINHNDFQGYKGRFNGYKYFSPANDGNRGYEWLPKDLLTTNGAVRYSKNNTTLFYKVNYLRENINFRNQIVNEFSLGGGNKTYTSDDTDYFTKRWIHQLNVQTKLGRINYMGDFSYQTQERESQNYKYDVPNRTEITRDSKSMYYDSKVLYSRGLFSNFLDSEKFNFQLGYELDRTSGYATGSTVAYNPQEINNVNRSVFSYANFISAEWKVSDDFSLRPGFRLALSDRFDSQQNYSLTARYSTSEKSDLRAVFGSSNRFPTYEELYTYVVDANHDIRGNENLKPETGYSVGLFWDYKTKNSNAWNFDVSLSGMYLDVQDRIENVVISNSPLRFTFLNINKYSSMIFGGGFTAKRNNFSLNAGVSFMGISQELTAGNITSPDDYNFYAEANLAANYTLPKTNTLFALYYKYTGSRKQFVQESNIDLSAPPKFILGEVGSFSMLNFTVSQPFFNNHFEIAAGIKNIFDVSSLRNSIIQSDAHSAAAGNQNLFYGRSYFARLNYNF, from the coding sequence ATGAAGAAGAGAGTACTGTCGATTTTGGCATTATCAGCGATTACGAGCATCTATGCTCAAGAGAAAGATTCTGCAAATCAAAAAAATATAAGTGAGGTAGTAATTACCGGACAATATATGCAGCAGTCGATCAATAAATCAATTTACAAGGTTGAAGTAATTGATGCTGAGATGATTAAAAATATGGCGGTTACCACAGCTGCGGAAGTTCTGAACCAAAACCTGAACATTCAGATTGTTCCAGATGCAGGCGACGGAAGTTCACAGGCCAATATCATGGGATTGGGAGGTGCTTACACCAAAATTCTGATCGATAATATCCCGGTGGTTACAGACAGGGGCAGTGGAAATCAAATGGATTTAAGCAAAATCAACGTCAACAATATCGAGCGTATCGAGGTGGTGAAAGGTGCAATGGGCGTTGAGTACGGAAATAACGCTGTAACGGGCGTTATCAATATTATTACAAAGAAAAACTACAGTAAAAAAGTTAATGTAAACCTTTCACTTCAGGAAGAAACTGTTGGGAAAGATTACGACTGGTTTAAGAAAGGAAACGGAAGACATATTCAGTCTTTAAACTTAGGATATAAAATCAATGCCAACTGGACGGTAACTGCCGATATCAATCACAACGATTTTCAGGGTTATAAAGGAAGATTTAACGGATATAAATATTTCAGCCCTGCAAACGACGGAAACCGTGGCTACGAATGGCTTCCCAAAGATCTTTTAACTACAAATGGAGCGGTAAGATATTCTAAAAACAATACTACATTATTTTATAAGGTCAACTATTTAAGAGAAAATATCAACTTCCGAAATCAGATTGTAAATGAATTTTCTCTGGGCGGAGGTAATAAAACCTACACTTCAGACGACACAGATTATTTCACCAAAAGATGGATTCACCAGTTGAATGTTCAGACAAAACTGGGTAGAATCAATTATATGGGAGATTTTTCTTATCAGACTCAGGAAAGAGAAAGCCAGAATTATAAATACGATGTTCCTAACCGTACAGAGATAACAAGAGACAGTAAAAGCATGTATTATGACTCTAAGGTGCTGTATTCCCGTGGGTTATTCAGTAATTTCTTAGACAGTGAAAAATTCAATTTTCAGTTGGGATACGAGCTCGACAGAACGAGTGGTTATGCAACGGGTTCTACAGTAGCCTACAATCCTCAGGAAATAAATAATGTTAACAGATCTGTATTCAGCTACGCTAATTTTATTTCTGCTGAATGGAAAGTTTCAGACGATTTCTCTTTAAGACCGGGATTCCGTTTGGCGTTGAGCGACAGATTCGATTCTCAGCAAAACTATTCATTAACTGCCAGATACAGCACTTCAGAAAAGTCTGATCTCCGCGCTGTTTTTGGATCTTCTAACAGATTTCCTACCTACGAAGAATTATACACCTATGTAGTTGATGCCAATCACGACATCAGAGGAAATGAAAATTTAAAACCCGAAACAGGATATTCTGTAGGGTTATTTTGGGACTATAAAACTAAAAATTCTAATGCCTGGAATTTCGATGTAAGCCTTTCCGGGATGTATCTGGATGTACAGGACAGAATTGAAAATGTAGTTATCAGCAACAGCCCACTGCGTTTTACTTTTCTGAATATCAACAAATACAGTTCAATGATTTTCGGGGGCGGATTTACTGCAAAACGCAATAATTTCTCTCTGAATGCAGGCGTTTCTTTTATGGGGATTTCTCAGGAGTTAACAGCAGGAAATATCACCTCACCAGACGATTACAATTTTTATGCAGAAGCCAATTTAGCTGCTAATTATACGCTTCCTAAAACAAATACTCTGTTTGCTCTTTATTATAAATATACAGGATCAAGAAAACAGTTTGTTCAGGAATCAAATATCGATCTTTCGGCACCGCCAAAATTTATACTCGGTGAAGTTGGAAGTTTCAGTATGTTAAACTTTACGGTTTCCCAGCCATTCTTTAACAATCATTTTGAAATTGCAGCCGGTATCAAAAATATATTTGATGTCAGCAGTCTGAGAAACTCAATTATACAGAGTGATGCGCACAGTGCAGCAGCAGGAAACCAGAACCTTTTCTATGGCAGAAGCTACTTTGCCAGATTAAATTATAACTTTTAA
- a CDS encoding heme/hemin ABC transporter substrate-binding protein has translation MKKFIVAASMLIAVYSCKKEDTKSTENNTEAKAEAPKTNHKIVTLNGGITEIVAALGHEKEIVATDVTSTYPEGLKTSAENLGHVRSITIEPIMAVSPTLILASDKDINPDLMGKIKSSGIKTETFKQEYSVEGTKKLIADVAKAIGNNDYQKLNDKIDSDLAQVQTLTKKPKVLFIYARGNMMMVSGRNTPMAALIGIAGGENAVNDFEDFKPLTPEAVVKANPDILFLFSSGLESSGGIEGVLKAPGVAQTNAGKNKKVIAMDGGLISGFGPRLGEAAVSLNKLLIENAK, from the coding sequence ATGAAAAAATTCATAGTAGCAGCATCCATGCTCATTGCAGTCTATTCTTGCAAAAAAGAAGATACAAAATCAACTGAAAACAATACCGAAGCAAAAGCAGAAGCGCCAAAAACCAACCATAAAATTGTAACCCTAAACGGTGGAATTACAGAAATTGTTGCCGCTTTAGGGCATGAAAAAGAAATCGTTGCAACTGATGTTACCAGCACTTATCCGGAAGGTTTAAAAACTTCTGCTGAAAATTTAGGTCACGTGAGATCAATTACAATTGAGCCAATCATGGCTGTTTCTCCAACTTTGATCTTAGCATCAGACAAAGACATCAACCCTGATTTAATGGGGAAAATAAAGTCTTCAGGAATCAAAACTGAAACTTTCAAGCAGGAATATTCTGTGGAAGGAACCAAAAAATTAATCGCTGACGTGGCAAAAGCCATCGGAAATAATGATTATCAGAAATTAAATGATAAAATCGATTCAGATTTAGCTCAGGTTCAGACGCTGACTAAAAAACCAAAAGTTCTTTTCATCTACGCAAGAGGAAATATGATGATGGTTTCAGGTAGAAATACACCGATGGCAGCACTGATCGGTATTGCAGGCGGTGAAAACGCCGTGAATGATTTTGAAGATTTCAAACCATTGACTCCGGAAGCTGTAGTAAAAGCAAATCCTGACATATTGTTCCTATTCTCAAGCGGACTGGAAAGCTCTGGTGGAATTGAGGGTGTTTTGAAAGCTCCGGGAGTTGCGCAAACCAATGCCGGAAAAAACAAAAAAGTAATTGCTATGGATGGAGGCCTGATTTCAGGTTTCGGACCAAGACTGGGAGAGGCTGCAGTTTCATTAAACAAACTTCTGATTGAAAACGCAAAGTAA
- a CDS encoding putative quinol monooxygenase, producing MNLHIVALFRFKENHLMEAVELFQNLVKETRKEEGCLQYDLIEDNENKGTFFLVELWETVQHHNHHNGTDHLLEFRKHASKISEESAQVYKGFKIY from the coding sequence ATGAATTTACATATTGTTGCGCTGTTCAGATTCAAAGAGAATCATCTGATGGAAGCTGTAGAATTATTTCAAAACCTTGTAAAAGAAACCAGAAAAGAGGAGGGATGTCTTCAGTATGACCTGATCGAAGATAACGAAAACAAAGGAACTTTTTTCCTCGTCGAGTTGTGGGAAACGGTTCAGCACCACAATCATCACAACGGGACAGATCATCTTCTGGAATTTAGAAAGCATGCTTCTAAAATATCTGAAGAATCCGCACAGGTTTATAAAGGGTTTAAGATTTATTAA
- a CDS encoding HmuY family protein — MKKILFGLLMGTLTVSQSCINDNEDIVAVAPIDGDLVNVSVGGATQPNQVWFDLSENKFVSTKRTDWDLAFYSGSQFKVVLNSSIMMAAAKIPNATNIDAVTPASVLSLQTQVQVANFNPANEVYIDDVKGDFPSGYTAIGEVKSMDADNGIYLLNLGKDVYNGPVALGAVTYSGDARGWMKIQVTRSGEGYKIKYAELGATNHKELTVAKNTAYNYSFVSLKNNKEVLIQPEKKKWDLCFSVFTNMIPGAGSYAYADFVNNNNVGNVGAYEVTVAAPATGVDAYNSFKASDIDQSKFIFNDHRIIGSNWRGTATGPEIFGDRFYVIKDSDGYYFKLRFTRLTKEKADAQGLAGERGFPSFEYKPL; from the coding sequence ATGAAAAAAATACTTTTTGGATTATTAATGGGAACTCTCACAGTTTCTCAGTCTTGCATCAATGACAACGAAGATATTGTTGCTGTAGCACCAATTGACGGAGATTTAGTGAATGTAAGCGTAGGCGGTGCCACCCAACCCAATCAGGTTTGGTTTGATTTAAGTGAAAATAAATTTGTCTCTACCAAAAGAACAGATTGGGATCTTGCATTTTATTCCGGCAGCCAGTTCAAAGTAGTTTTAAATTCATCCATCATGATGGCAGCAGCTAAAATTCCTAATGCAACCAATATTGATGCTGTAACTCCTGCAAGTGTTCTGTCTCTGCAGACTCAGGTTCAGGTAGCCAATTTTAATCCTGCTAACGAAGTATATATTGATGATGTAAAAGGTGATTTTCCTTCAGGTTATACTGCCATCGGAGAAGTGAAATCTATGGATGCAGACAACGGAATCTATCTCCTTAATTTAGGGAAAGATGTTTATAATGGTCCCGTAGCATTGGGCGCCGTTACATATAGCGGTGATGCCAGAGGTTGGATGAAAATTCAGGTAACCAGATCAGGAGAAGGATATAAGATTAAATATGCTGAGCTTGGTGCAACAAATCACAAAGAGCTTACAGTGGCAAAAAATACTGCTTACAATTACAGTTTTGTAAGTCTTAAAAATAATAAAGAGGTCCTTATTCAGCCTGAAAAAAAGAAGTGGGATCTGTGCTTTTCAGTATTTACCAATATGATACCGGGAGCCGGCAGCTATGCCTACGCAGATTTTGTTAATAACAATAATGTAGGAAATGTTGGTGCTTACGAAGTTACGGTAGCAGCTCCGGCAACAGGTGTAGATGCTTACAACAGCTTTAAAGCTTCAGATATTGATCAGTCTAAATTTATCTTTAACGATCACAGAATTATTGGTTCAAACTGGAGAGGCACCGCTACGGGTCCTGAAATTTTTGGAGACCGTTTTTACGTGATTAAAGATTCAGACGGATATTATTTTAAACTCAGATTTACAAGACTTACAAAAGAAAAAGCAGATGCACAGGGTCTTGCCGGCGAAAGAGGTTTCCCTTCATTTGAATACAAACCTTTGTAA
- a CDS encoding sulfite exporter TauE/SafE family protein, with translation MVITPKIQFRINLLLVTIAVLIVAFFTLYSLGYLDELQIVLAKDNYIFYWMLLVGVFAEVVAGSMGMGYGVICTTTLMFLGIPPHIVSASIHSAESFTTAAGSISHIKLKNVSKSLVKKLAIPAIIGAVLGALSLTYLGEYYSKITKTVIAFYTLYLGFKIFSNAFKPKQNKSLKKKTNLTRLGVIGGFIDSFAGGGWGPLVTGTLIKNSFTPRFAVGSSTVAKFILTITAAVTFFFTLGIQHWNIILGLLIGGIITAPFSAMLTSKLPVKNMFIIIGTLVIVMSSITIFKSVF, from the coding sequence ATGGTGATTACTCCGAAAATCCAGTTTAGAATTAATTTGCTTTTGGTGACAATTGCAGTTTTAATTGTTGCGTTTTTTACACTTTACAGTTTAGGATATTTGGATGAACTTCAAATTGTTTTGGCGAAAGACAATTATATATTTTACTGGATGCTTTTGGTAGGAGTTTTTGCTGAAGTTGTTGCGGGCTCAATGGGAATGGGCTACGGCGTGATTTGTACAACGACACTGATGTTCTTGGGAATTCCACCTCATATTGTGAGTGCAAGCATTCATTCTGCGGAAAGTTTTACAACTGCCGCGGGAAGTATCAGTCATATTAAACTTAAAAATGTAAGTAAAAGTTTAGTGAAAAAACTGGCCATTCCTGCCATCATTGGGGCTGTTCTTGGTGCTTTAAGTCTGACATATTTAGGTGAGTATTATTCAAAAATTACCAAAACAGTTATTGCTTTTTACACTTTGTATTTAGGTTTCAAAATTTTCTCAAATGCTTTTAAGCCTAAGCAAAATAAATCTTTAAAAAAGAAAACCAACTTAACTAGACTGGGCGTCATCGGTGGTTTCATCGATTCTTTTGCAGGTGGAGGATGGGGACCTTTGGTGACGGGTACTTTAATTAAAAATTCTTTCACCCCAAGATTTGCTGTGGGAAGTTCAACGGTTGCTAAATTTATTTTAACAATTACCGCAGCTGTAACGTTTTTTTTTACTTTAGGAATTCAGCATTGGAATATTATTTTAGGACTTTTAATTGGAGGAATTATCACAGCGCCATTTTCCGCAATGCTCACCTCAAAACTTCCTGTGAAAAATATGTTTATTATTATCGGAACTTTGGTTATTGTGATGAGCTCGATTACTATTTTTAAATCGGTTTTTTAG
- a CDS encoding sulfate adenylyltransferase subunit 1, with product MDILKFITAGSVDDGKSTLIGRLLYDSKNILIDQLEALEKQSKNKNENGIDLAILTDGLRAEREQGITIDVAYRYFSTPKRKFIIADAPGHIQYTRNMITGASNSQLIVILIDARQGVIEQTRRHSIIASLLKMKNVVVAINKMDLVDYSEEIYNDIKAQYDLVAKKLKLENVSYFPISAFHGDNIVSKSEKTDWYRGEPLLNFLENVEIHENQANENPRFQVQYVIRPQTDELHDYRGYAGEVISGIYRKGDEITVLPQNIQTKISKIETGGKETDFVFTNQPAVIHIEDDIDISRGDFLVKTNQQPKVENEVEAIVCWLDKKELNEGNKYFIQHKSKTLKAIIKEIDYKIDVNTLEQTPITESIKLNEVVKVRLKTASPPLVFDSFKDSKATGNAILIDETSNSTVGAMMIL from the coding sequence GTGGACATACTAAAATTTATCACCGCAGGAAGTGTAGACGACGGCAAAAGTACGTTGATTGGCAGACTGCTCTACGACAGCAAAAATATACTGATTGACCAGCTTGAAGCATTGGAAAAGCAGTCCAAAAATAAAAATGAAAACGGAATTGATCTCGCCATTCTCACCGACGGTCTGAGAGCCGAAAGAGAGCAGGGAATCACGATTGATGTCGCTTACCGGTATTTTTCGACGCCGAAAAGGAAATTCATTATTGCTGATGCGCCTGGACATATTCAGTACACCCGAAATATGATTACAGGAGCTTCAAATTCACAACTGATTGTGATTCTGATTGATGCAAGGCAAGGCGTGATTGAGCAGACAAGAAGACATTCGATTATCGCTTCGTTATTAAAAATGAAAAATGTTGTGGTTGCCATCAATAAAATGGATTTGGTAGATTATTCTGAAGAAATTTATAATGACATCAAAGCACAATACGATTTAGTTGCCAAGAAACTGAAGCTTGAAAACGTCAGTTATTTTCCGATTTCAGCTTTTCATGGAGATAATATTGTTTCAAAATCTGAAAAAACAGATTGGTACAGAGGCGAACCTCTTTTGAACTTTCTTGAAAATGTTGAAATTCATGAAAATCAGGCTAATGAAAATCCCAGATTTCAGGTGCAGTATGTGATTCGTCCGCAAACGGATGAATTGCATGATTACAGAGGTTATGCAGGAGAAGTGATTTCGGGAATTTATAGGAAAGGTGATGAGATTACAGTTCTTCCACAAAATATTCAGACTAAAATTTCAAAAATTGAAACCGGAGGAAAAGAAACCGATTTTGTTTTTACCAATCAACCTGCGGTGATTCATATTGAAGACGATATTGATATAAGTCGTGGTGATTTTTTAGTGAAAACCAATCAGCAGCCGAAAGTTGAAAATGAGGTTGAAGCCATTGTCTGCTGGCTCGATAAAAAAGAACTGAACGAAGGTAACAAATATTTCATTCAGCATAAAAGCAAAACGCTAAAAGCCATCATCAAAGAAATCGACTATAAAATTGATGTCAATACTTTAGAACAGACACCAATCACTGAAAGTATTAAGCTGAATGAAGTTGTGAAAGTAAGATTAAAAACTGCATCACCCCCCTTGGTTTTTGACAGTTTTAAAGACAGTAAAGCAACCGGAAATGCGATTCTGATTGATGAAACGAGCAATTCGACCGTTGGCGCGATGATGATTTTGTAA
- the cysD gene encoding sulfate adenylyltransferase subunit CysD: MSDYKLNYLEQLEAESIYIMREIAAQFEKPALLFSGGKDSITLVHLAKKAFAPMKIPFPLVHIDTGHNFPEALQFRDYFAESLGAELIVRKVEDTIKAKNLTEPKGKFASRNWLQTHTLLDTIEEFQFDACIGGARRDEEKARAKERFFSVRDEFGQWDPKLQRPELWNIYNGRINKGENVRVFPISNWTELDVWNYIKKENIQLPSIYFAHDRDVIEYDGQLIAVSDFIQIDENDQIKNKKVRYRTVGDMTCTAAVESSAETLDDVLGEITASRISERGETRIDDKATEAAMEDRKKGGYF; this comes from the coding sequence ATGAGCGACTATAAACTAAATTATCTCGAACAACTGGAAGCCGAAAGCATCTACATAATGCGTGAAATTGCGGCTCAGTTTGAAAAACCTGCTTTGCTTTTCAGTGGCGGAAAAGATTCGATTACACTGGTTCATCTGGCGAAAAAAGCTTTTGCTCCGATGAAAATTCCTTTTCCTCTCGTACATATTGATACCGGACACAATTTTCCGGAAGCATTGCAGTTCAGAGATTATTTTGCTGAAAGTCTGGGAGCTGAACTGATTGTAAGAAAAGTTGAAGACACGATTAAAGCTAAAAATTTAACCGAACCAAAAGGAAAATTTGCATCAAGAAACTGGTTGCAGACGCATACTTTATTAGATACGATTGAAGAATTTCAGTTCGATGCGTGTATTGGCGGAGCAAGGAGAGATGAGGAAAAAGCAAGAGCAAAAGAAAGATTTTTTTCTGTTCGTGATGAGTTCGGGCAATGGGATCCAAAGTTACAGCGCCCGGAATTGTGGAATATCTACAACGGAAGAATCAACAAAGGCGAAAACGTAAGAGTTTTCCCAATTTCAAACTGGACTGAACTGGATGTCTGGAATTATATTAAAAAAGAAAATATTCAGTTGCCATCCATTTACTTTGCTCATGATCGTGATGTAATTGAATATGACGGACAATTAATTGCGGTTTCAGATTTTATTCAGATTGATGAAAATGATCAGATTAAAAACAAAAAAGTCCGTTACAGAACTGTTGGAGATATGACCTGTACTGCCGCCGTTGAAAGTTCAGCAGAAACTTTGGATGATGTATTAGGTGAAATTACCGCGTCCAGAATCTCCGAACGTGGCGAAACCCGAATCGACGACAAAGCAACAGAGGCCGCGATGGAAGACAGGAAAAAAGGAGGATATTTTTAA
- a CDS encoding T9SS type A sorting domain-containing protein, giving the protein MKVKLLFGALMFTAISANAQLATLNEDFESAVVSTPANYDNMVSGWVAKKNVDRNVYVDQATGNKYLQMYAGGSLTADIFAITPQIVAPDGTKQFTFTATPTGGMTLEVGLVDNPSNLAANTAVPASYQMIQSFTFSGTAPVTVAPFTIPQSSNQYIVFRFRNPAPTFPGSSHAALAIDNVKYNSAAVLATSDLTKSNNDIKFAVNAENTALQFVGKESPKSVEIYSAGGLKVAAGTVDYNRFSISTLQTGVYYILIETKDGKTQKSKFIKK; this is encoded by the coding sequence ATGAAAGTAAAATTACTTTTTGGAGCTTTAATGTTCACAGCAATTTCAGCAAATGCACAGTTGGCAACTCTTAATGAAGATTTTGAATCAGCGGTGGTTTCTACACCAGCGAACTATGACAATATGGTGAGCGGATGGGTTGCTAAAAAAAATGTAGACAGAAACGTCTATGTTGATCAGGCTACAGGAAATAAATATCTTCAAATGTATGCGGGAGGATCTTTGACGGCAGATATCTTTGCAATAACACCTCAAATTGTTGCACCGGATGGAACTAAACAGTTTACTTTTACTGCAACTCCTACAGGTGGTATGACATTGGAGGTAGGTCTGGTAGACAATCCTTCTAACCTTGCCGCTAATACTGCCGTACCGGCTTCTTATCAAATGATTCAGTCATTTACTTTTTCCGGAACTGCTCCTGTAACTGTAGCTCCGTTTACAATTCCTCAGTCTTCAAATCAATACATCGTTTTCAGATTCCGCAATCCGGCTCCTACTTTCCCAGGTTCTTCTCACGCGGCTTTAGCCATAGATAATGTGAAATATAACAGTGCAGCTGTCTTGGCAACTTCAGATCTTACAAAATCAAACAACGATATTAAATTTGCTGTAAATGCAGAAAACACAGCTTTACAGTTTGTAGGAAAAGAATCTCCAAAATCTGTAGAAATCTATTCTGCCGGCGGACTTAAAGTTGCTGCAGGAACTGTAGATTACAACAGATTCAGCATCAGCACACTTCAAACAGGAGTTTATTACATCCTTATCGAAACTAAGGACGGTAAAACTCAGAAATCGAAGTTTATCAAAAAATAA